In Macaca fascicularis isolate 582-1 chromosome X, T2T-MFA8v1.1, one DNA window encodes the following:
- the MAGEB5 gene encoding melanoma-associated antigen B5: MTSAGVFNTGSDEGANSRDEEYPCSLEVSPFTESSCSNFINIKVGLLEQFLLYKFEMKQCILKEDMLKIVNPRYQNQFAEILRRASEHIEVVFAVDLKEVHPTCYLYDPVSKLKLPNSGRIHAGKRLPKTGLLMTLLVVIFLKGNCANEEDIWKFLGVMQIYDGKKHYIYGEPRKLITQDFMRLKYLEYHWVPCSYPARYKFLCDPKVYTKTSKIRVLEYLAKVNDIAPGAFSSQYEETL; this comes from the coding sequence ATGACTTCTGCAGGCGTTTTTAACACAGGATCTGACGAAGGGGCTAACAGTAGAGATGAGGAGTACCCATGTTCCTTAGAGGTCTCCCCCTTCACTGAGAGTTCATGCAGCAATTTCATAAATATAAAGGTGGGTTTGTTGGAGCAGTTCCTGCTCTACAAGTTCGAAATGAAACAGTGTATTTTGAAGGAAGATATGCTGAAGATTGTCAACCCAAGATACCAAAACCAGTTTGCTGAGATTCTCAGAAGAGCTTCTGAGCACATTGAGGTTGTCTTTGCAGTTGACTTGAAGGAAGTCCACCCAACTTGTTACTTATATGACCCTGTCAGCAAGCTGAAACTCCCCAACAGTGGGAGGATTCATGCTGGCAAAAGGTTACCCAAGACTGGTCTCCTCATGACTCTCCTGGTTGTGATCTTCCTGAAAGGCAACTGTGCCAATGAGGAGGATATCTGGAAATTTCTGGGTGTGATGCAAATATATGATGGGAAGAAGCACTACATCTATGGAGAGCCCAGGAAGCTCATCACTCAGGATTTCATGAGGCTAAAGTACCTGGAGTACCACTGGGTGCCCTGCAGTTATCCTGCACGCTATAAATTCCTTTGTGATCCAAAAGTCTACACCAAAACCAGCAAGATAAGAGTCCTGGAATATTTGGCCAAGGTCAATGATATTGCTCCAGGTGCCTTCTCATCACAATATGAAGAGACTTTGTAA